CGGCGCGACCGGAGCAGGCACACGACGGGGCTGAGCATGTAGGCGATGTTGTTCAACCAGCCGTCGAGCAGCAGGTCGTAGCCGGGCGCCGTCCGCACGCCGGGGATGGTGGAGATCCCGAAGGCCAGGTACACAGCGAGGACGACGGCGTAGACGCCGGCCTCGAGGGCTCGTCCGGGCGGCACGAATCGCCCTCGGAGCCTCGACGCGACGAGATCCATGCCGACCGCCTTCTTGCGTAGTCCATCCCCTCGCGGCCTGATCGGGCGGCCAGGGCGGCGGCTTGAGGCCGAGAGCGACTACTGCGGCCAGACGTGGTACGGGCGTGTCGCAAGAAGGACGGTTTCGCCCGATCTGTGTTCTCGGACGATCGCCTCGGGTCCCGCCGCGCTCAGGCGCCGGCCGGACCCCCGAAGTACTGGTCGAGCACGGTCGCGAAGATCGGATCTGCGCCCGGGACCGCGGCGAACAGCGACATCGACGACTCCAGCTTCAGCGCGTCGACCGGGCCGAGGACCGCCACGGCGTCACTCGCACCCAGGTCGACGAGCGCGCCCGCGCACTCGGCGAGGCGTGGCCCGAGAACGGGGTGCTCGAGGTAAGCGACCGCCTCGGCCGGACCGCTGATCGCGTAAAAGCGGGCGAGGTCGCTGCGTCCGAGGCCGGCGAGCTGCGGGAAGACGAACCACATCCAGTGGCTGTGCTTGCGTCCGCCCCGCAGCTCGGCCAGCGCCTGGTCGTAGGTGCCGCCGTCATCCTGGGCCCGGACGAACCGCTGCAGGTCGAAGGAGTCGTCCACCACCCCACCCTAGGCGTCAGGAGTACGCGCGCTCCGCCGCCTCGGCGAGCTCGCGCCGGGGCCAGCTGCGCCACACCGGCACGAGCAGCAGGAGCGTCAGCACCGCCGACACGACGACGGCCAGCGCCGGGTTGGTGGCATCGGCCAGCGCCCCGACCGCCAGGAACGACGTCGCGGTGACCAGCGCGAACCCGGACCCGGCGACCGCACTGAGCCGGCCGCGCAGCTCGTCGGGACTGAGCAGCGTGAAGGTCGCCATGAGCGGGACCATGAATCCCTGGCACACCCCCGCCAGCACGAAGAGCACGCCGGCCACCGCCCAGGGCGGGTCCAGCACCACGCCGAGCAGTGGGAGCGGCAGCAGCAGCGCCATGGG
This DNA window, taken from Angustibacter luteus, encodes the following:
- a CDS encoding DUF1810 domain-containing protein, encoding MDDSFDLQRFVRAQDDGGTYDQALAELRGGRKHSHWMWFVFPQLAGLGRSDLARFYAISGPAEAVAYLEHPVLGPRLAECAGALVDLGASDAVAVLGPVDALKLESSMSLFAAVPGADPIFATVLDQYFGGPAGA